One Enterobacter asburiae genomic window, GGTCTCGTGGCTTCCGGTGCCGTGTCGGCCTCGGAGTATGACCAGATCAAAGCGGCGGCCGATACGGCCAGGGCCGATCTCAGCGCCGCCCGGGCGCAGGCCAGCGTGGCGCAAAACGCCACGGGCTATGCCGTACTGCTGGCGGATTCCGACGGCGTGGTCATGGAGACGCTCGCCGAGCCGGGTCAGGTCGTCAGTGCCGGACAGGTGACGATCAGGCTCGCCAGAGCGGGACAGCGTGAAGCGCTCGTGCAGCTTCCGGAAACCCTGCGCCCTGCCGTCGGCAGCGAAGCGCAGGCCACACTTTATGGCAATGAAGAACACCCGGTCACCGCAACGCTGCGCCTGCTGTCTGACTCGGCCGATGCCACGACCCGCACGTATGAAGCCCGTTACGTGCTGGATGGCATGCTGGCGAACGCGCCGCTGGGGGCGACCGTCACGCTGAACATTCAGGATAATAAAGCGGAAGGTCAGATCATGCAGGTCCCGCTGGCCTCACTCTATGATGCAGGAAAAGGTCCCGGCGTCTGGCGCATTTCCGCCCAGCCGGCAAAGGTCGCATGGACGCCCGTCAAGGTGCTGAGCGTGGGTGAAGATGCGGTGCAGATCACGGGCGGGGTGAAGCCCGGTGAGAAGATTGTTGCGTTAGGCGCACATCTTCTGCACGAAGGTGAGGTCGTCAGGCTTGCTAAACAACGCACTGCCGC contains:
- a CDS encoding efflux RND transporter periplasmic adaptor subunit, which encodes MLRLTSARIAVCLLPFALVACGDISASDDPRTKPPLVRSASVELANNTSRAFTGVVVARTQSDLGFRVQGKILERLVDTGQTVKQGQPLLRLDPVDLKLQAQAQQRAVDAAQARARKASSDEARYRGLVASGAVSASEYDQIKAAADTARADLSAARAQASVAQNATGYAVLLADSDGVVMETLAEPGQVVSAGQVTIRLARAGQREALVQLPETLRPAVGSEAQATLYGNEEHPVTATLRLLSDSADATTRTYEARYVLDGMLANAPLGATVTLNIQDNKAEGQIMQVPLASLYDAGKGPGVWRISAQPAKVAWTPVKVLSVGEDAVQITGGVKPGEKIVALGAHLLHEGEVVRLAKQRTAALAENTP